Part of the Candidatus Neomarinimicrobiota bacterium genome, AGTTAGGGCCTTTGAGCCCCCAGATTATGGAAACATAACCTGCTGCAATATCTGGAATCATCATGGGAATAAAAAATGGGCTGACCCGTCGGTGACCTCTTTTGATAAGCATGGCGTGTTGTTCTTCAAAGGTATAGAGTCCGCCAACTCCACTTCCGATGATGACTCCCATGCGAGTGGGGTCTTCATTTGCAGTATCCAGAGCGCTTTGCTCAATGGCAGCCTTGGCGGAGTGAACGGAATACCGAGTAAAAGGGTCCATGCGACGTGCTTCTTTAAAATCAACCACATCATCAATGTGAATTTCATCTTTGGCAGTGGCAGCTACAGTGGCATTGAAGCCTTCCTCAACCAACCAATCCTGGGTGGTTACGCCATTGGTTCCGGCCACCAGATTGTTCCAGAATTTATCAATTTCATTCCCCAGCGGCGAAACGACCCCCATCCCGGTAATTACAACGCGCTTTTTCATGGTACTCCTTTATAAAAAAAACTGGATTCACCGTAAAGCCAGGTATCAACCCCAGACCCATCAGTGAACCCAGTTTTATTTCAGAATGTTTTGACTAAAGCTTATCCAAGCTTACTGTCTACGTACTGAACGGCCTTCCCAACAGTTGTGATGGTTTCAGCATCTTCATCGGGAATTTCAATATCGAAGACTTCTTCAAACTGCATAATGAGTTCAACAGTATCAAGTGAGTCAGCACCTAGATCATCAATAAATGAAGCATCTTCAGTGATTTTTGCAGCATCAACACCTAATTTTTCGACGATAACATCACGTACTTTTTCAAAGGTTGACATATTATTCTTTCCTCCTAACGTTCAATTCTATCCTTGCATGACCAGGCCGCCGTCAACATTGAAGACCTGACCTGTGATATATCCAGCTTGCTGTGACCCCAGAAAAGCTACCAGATTGGCAACATCCTGCGGTTCTCCAATACGACCCAAAGGGATCTGTGCAAACAGTTTTTCCTTGGCTTCATCTGTGATCGCGTCTGTCATATCGGTGGCAATATAACCAGGTGCAACGGCATTCACAGTGATTCCTCTTGACCCAACTTCCTTCGCCAGAGACTTGGTAAACCCAATAATACCAGCCTTCGAGGCAGCATAATTGGCTTGTCCTGCATTTCCCATTTGTCCAACAACGGAAGTAATATTAATAATGCGACCCCCTCGCAATTTCAAAAAATTTCTTAACAAAGACTGAGACATATTGAAGACACTTTTAAGATTGATATTCATGATATCATCCCATTGATCTTCTTTCATACGCATCATGAGATTGTCTCTGGTGACTCCGGCATTGTTAACCAACACATCTACCTGGCCAAAAGTTTCCAGGGCAGCTGCACTCAAGGCTTTACAATCTTCCATGGATGAAACATCAGCAGCCACACCGAGACAAGTATATCCCAGTGCTTCAAATTCTTGCTGAACCCGTTGACAATCCTCACTTTTTCGGCTACTGATAACCACCTTGGCCCCTAATTCGGCGAAGGTCAATGCTATCTGGTGGCCAATACCTCTGGTAGACCCCGTAACAATTACAACTTTTCCCTGATAATCAATCATGATAGTGCCTCCAATTGTTCCTGGTTTGCGATTCCGCCAGTTACCATATCTCGACTAATGCGTTTAACAAGTCCCTGAAGAACCTTCCCGGGACCAATTTCAACAATTTCATCAACGCCATCATTGACCATGTATTGAACCGTATCCTCCCAGAGGACAGGACTCTGGAGTTGGTCAATCAGATTGGCTTTGATTTTTTTGGGATCTGATGTGGGTTTAGCATCCACATTGGCGACGACTGGAACCCGAGCTTTATTGAATTTTGTTTTCTCTATGATGGCACTGAGATCCTCTTTGGCTGCTGCCATGAGAGGCGAGTGGAAAGCACCGCTCACATTCAGGGCCAAGGCCTTGCGAGCCCCTAAATTTTTAGCGATCTCCATGGCATAGTGTACAGCCACTGTTTCACCTGAAATGACAATCTGTCCAGGCGAATTATAGTTTGCCGGTTGGACGATACCACGTAAGGCGGCATGTTTGCACACTCTGAGGACATCTTCACGAGACATATTCAAAATGGCTGCCATGGTTCCAGTTTGATTTTCTCCAGCAGTTTGCATTCCCTCTGCGCGTACCTTCACGATAGCGAGAGCATCTTCAAAACTCAGCACACCAGCTGCAAATAGAGCGGAGAATTCACCAAGACTATGACCGGCTGTCATGGAAAATTCATAGGACTTTGGCAGGAGGGAAAAAAGAGCAGTTGACGCGACAAACAGGGCTGGCTGGGTCACCTTGGTTTTTGTCAAAGCTTCCAGGGGACCGTTAAAACTTACATCAGCTACATCAAAGCCAAGGATATCACTGGCTTGGGCATACATATCCTTTATCGATTGATGTTTGTCAAATATGTCCTGTCCCATTCCAACATATTGGGAGGCCTGTCCTGGAAATACGAGAGCGCGTTTCATGAATT contains:
- a CDS encoding acyl carrier protein, whose amino-acid sequence is MSTFEKVRDVIVEKLGVDAAKITEDASFIDDLGADSLDTVELIMQFEEVFDIEIPDEDAETITTVGKAVQYVDSKLG
- the fabG gene encoding 3-oxoacyl-ACP reductase FabG; translated protein: MIDYQGKVVIVTGSTRGIGHQIALTFAELGAKVVISSRKSEDCQRVQQEFEALGYTCLGVAADVSSMEDCKALSAAALETFGQVDVLVNNAGVTRDNLMMRMKEDQWDDIMNINLKSVFNMSQSLLRNFLKLRGGRIINITSVVGQMGNAGQANYAASKAGIIGFTKSLAKEVGSRGITVNAVAPGYIATDMTDAITDEAKEKLFAQIPLGRIGEPQDVANLVAFLGSQQAGYITGQVFNVDGGLVMQG
- the fabD gene encoding ACP S-malonyltransferase, which gives rise to MKRALVFPGQASQYVGMGQDIFDKHQSIKDMYAQASDILGFDVADVSFNGPLEALTKTKVTQPALFVASTALFSLLPKSYEFSMTAGHSLGEFSALFAAGVLSFEDALAIVKVRAEGMQTAGENQTGTMAAILNMSREDVLRVCKHAALRGIVQPANYNSPGQIVISGETVAVHYAMEIAKNLGARKALALNVSGAFHSPLMAAAKEDLSAIIEKTKFNKARVPVVANVDAKPTSDPKKIKANLIDQLQSPVLWEDTVQYMVNDGVDEIVEIGPGKVLQGLVKRISRDMVTGGIANQEQLEALS